In one Pseudanabaenaceae cyanobacterium SKYG29 genomic region, the following are encoded:
- a CDS encoding NAD(P)H-quinone oxidoreductase subunit H: protein MVMIETKAERMVINMGPHHPSMHGVLRLIVTLDGENIVDCEPVLGYLHRSMEKIAENRTIVQYLPYVTRWDYLATMFTEAITVNAPEKLADVPVPRRASYIRMIMLELSRIASHLLWLGTFIADIGAQTPFFYVFREREMIYDLFEAATGMRMMHNYFRIGGVAADLPYGWVDKCEDYCKYQLEKIDEYERLMTNNPIFRKRVEGVGKISREDAINWGLSGPMLRASGVKWDLRKVDHYELYDELDWEVQWATEGDCLARYFVRVGEMRQSCKMILQALKQMPGGSYENLEAQRVLGGPKSEWNSMDYQFISKKPSPTFKIPAGEHYVRVEAPKGELGIYLIGENSVFPWRWKIRPPGFINLQVLPQLVRGMKVADIMAILGSVDIIMGEVDR, encoded by the coding sequence TGCGCTTGATCGTGACCCTAGACGGGGAAAACATTGTTGACTGTGAGCCAGTGTTGGGCTACTTGCACCGATCGATGGAGAAAATAGCCGAAAACAGAACGATCGTGCAGTATTTACCCTACGTGACGCGGTGGGACTACCTAGCGACGATGTTTACAGAAGCCATTACTGTCAATGCCCCTGAAAAACTGGCAGATGTACCAGTTCCCCGCCGTGCCAGCTACATTCGCATGATCATGCTGGAACTGAGCCGCATTGCCTCTCACCTGTTGTGGTTAGGGACATTCATTGCTGACATTGGTGCGCAAACCCCCTTCTTTTACGTCTTCCGCGAACGGGAAATGATCTATGACCTGTTTGAAGCAGCAACGGGGATGCGCATGATGCACAACTACTTCCGCATTGGCGGGGTAGCAGCAGACCTACCCTATGGTTGGGTGGACAAGTGTGAAGACTACTGCAAGTATCAACTAGAGAAAATTGACGAATATGAGCGTCTGATGACCAACAACCCCATTTTCCGCAAGCGGGTAGAGGGGGTAGGCAAGATTTCGCGGGAAGATGCCATTAACTGGGGCCTGTCGGGTCCGATGCTACGGGCATCAGGGGTAAAGTGGGATTTGCGTAAAGTAGACCACTACGAGTTGTACGATGAACTGGATTGGGAAGTACAGTGGGCAACCGAGGGAGATTGCCTAGCTCGTTATTTTGTGCGCGTGGGAGAAATGCGCCAGTCCTGCAAGATGATTCTGCAAGCCCTTAAGCAAATGCCAGGGGGTTCTTACGAAAACCTAGAGGCACAGAGAGTGCTGGGAGGACCCAAGAGTGAGTGGAACTCCATGGATTATCAATTTATCAGTAAGAAGCCCTCGCCCACGTTTAAGATTCCTGCAGGGGAGCACTATGTACGCGTAGAAGCACCTAAGGGAGAACTAGGTATTTATCTGATTGGGGAAAACAGCGTCTTTCCCTGGCGGTGGAAGATTCGCCCCCCTGGATTTATTAACCTGCAGGTACTACCCCAACTAGTAAGGGGGATGAAGGTTGCTGATATTATGGCAATTCTGGGCAGTGTGGACATCATTATGGGGGAGGTAGATAGATAG